A genome region from Rhodopseudomonas boonkerdii includes the following:
- a CDS encoding outer membrane protein, with translation MKKFLLGTAALLAMGASASAADLAARPYTKAPAYVAAPIYNWTGFYIGGHVGGAFNGNSGFGGTSDNSDGRFLGGVQAGADYQFAPNWVIGIEGQYSWVGNNNTNIVFGGTGFGYNLNQKGLASVTGRIGYTWGPALLYVKGGWAYQDATETLFAPVGYTGGFATTTKDNGYTVGAGLEYLFTQNWSGKIEYQYYDFGKTEITTPALSAIYGSSKNDQHTVKAGLNYRFNWGGPVVAKY, from the coding sequence ATGAAGAAGTTCCTGCTGGGCACCGCTGCCCTCCTCGCGATGGGCGCTTCGGCCTCGGCCGCTGACCTCGCTGCCCGTCCCTACACCAAGGCTCCGGCTTACGTCGCTGCCCCGATCTACAACTGGACCGGCTTCTACATCGGCGGTCACGTCGGCGGCGCCTTCAACGGCAACAGCGGCTTCGGCGGCACCTCGGACAACTCTGACGGTCGCTTCCTGGGCGGCGTGCAGGCCGGCGCCGACTATCAGTTCGCTCCGAACTGGGTGATCGGTATCGAAGGTCAGTACAGCTGGGTTGGCAACAACAACACCAACATCGTGTTCGGTGGCACCGGCTTCGGCTACAACCTGAACCAGAAGGGTCTGGCCTCGGTCACCGGCCGCATCGGTTACACCTGGGGTCCGGCGCTGCTCTACGTGAAGGGCGGCTGGGCTTATCAGGACGCCACCGAAACCCTGTTCGCTCCGGTTGGTTACACTGGCGGCTTCGCCACCACCACCAAGGACAACGGCTACACCGTTGGTGCCGGTCTCGAATACCTGTTCACCCAGAACTGGTCGGGCAAGATCGAGTATCAGTACTACGACTTCGGCAAGACCGAAATCACCACCCCGGCCCTGTCGGCTATTTACGGTTCGTCCAAGAACGACCAGCACACCGTCAAGGCTGGCCTGAACTACCGCTTCAACTGGGGCGGCCCGGTCGTCGCGAAGTACTAA